The Candidatus Acidiferrales bacterium genome window below encodes:
- a CDS encoding arginase family protein: MAVRITRQPKQIVLLGAPTSAAALTAGHEKAPQALRAAGLVDRLQSLGFSVTDMGDDPIALYQPDEESPRARNLPRVVASLEALKPRVEAAVKTGGLPLILTGDCSPALATVAGVRRYYRGASIVYMDSDADLNVPATSPSGCVDGMVVSHLTGRGAAELVRFWGEPPLVRDPDVALFGVNRLDPPEEEVLARYPIRIFRATDVRRMGAVAAAEMAIERIHGGKNELVVHLDVDVISIDDFQTTDLPSSGGLRLDEIRQALEIFVKQPRLVALEVAAYNPDKDSDGRGAKVVIDLLASALAARLQAETQTQAAAATAAPAAPAAEGVAESSAAQTSTEPSASATE, encoded by the coding sequence ATGGCGGTGCGGATTACGCGCCAGCCGAAACAGATTGTTTTGTTGGGTGCACCGACCAGCGCCGCGGCGCTCACAGCTGGTCATGAGAAGGCTCCTCAAGCGCTGCGCGCAGCGGGATTGGTTGACCGGCTGCAATCGCTGGGATTCAGCGTCACGGACATGGGTGATGATCCCATCGCCCTGTACCAACCCGATGAAGAAAGTCCGCGCGCGCGAAACTTGCCCCGCGTCGTCGCTTCTCTCGAAGCCCTGAAGCCTCGCGTCGAAGCCGCAGTGAAGACCGGTGGTTTGCCGCTGATTCTGACCGGCGATTGCTCGCCGGCGCTCGCGACGGTTGCGGGCGTGCGCAGGTATTATCGAGGCGCGAGCATCGTTTACATGGATAGCGACGCGGACCTGAACGTTCCGGCCACGTCGCCTTCCGGTTGCGTTGACGGAATGGTTGTGTCGCATCTGACAGGTCGTGGCGCTGCGGAACTCGTTCGCTTTTGGGGCGAGCCGCCGCTCGTCCGCGATCCAGATGTCGCACTCTTCGGTGTGAATCGTCTCGATCCGCCCGAGGAAGAAGTGCTGGCGCGCTATCCCATCCGCATTTTTCGCGCCACCGATGTGCGAAGAATGGGCGCGGTCGCGGCAGCGGAAATGGCCATCGAGCGCATTCACGGCGGCAAAAATGAGCTTGTGGTGCATCTCGATGTCGATGTGATCTCGATCGATGATTTTCAGACGACGGATTTGCCTAGTTCAGGAGGATTACGGCTCGACGAAATCCGGCAGGCGCTGGAAATTTTTGTGAAGCAGCCACGGTTGGTGGCACTGGAAGTGGCGGCATACAATCCCGACAAGGATTCCGATGGGCGCGGCGCGAAAGTCGTGATCGATTTACTCGCGTCTGCACTTGCCGCGCGTTTGCAGGCAGAAACACAAACACAAGCAGCCGCAGCCACTGCCGCTCCCGCTGCGCCTGCTGCGGAAGGCGTAGCAGAGAGTTCCGCGGCGCAGACTTCGACGGAGCCATCCGCTTCTGCAACTGAATAG
- the hisC gene encoding histidinol-phosphate transaminase has translation MLENRKGKLRLDMNENVLGCSPKAHAALRRLDSEDFSMYPEKENAVERLAPHFDVRADEMLVTCGIDDALRLIADVFLERGRKVLLVEPTFPMYRFYAGQREARIISLRYDGGMNFPLRDVLVALRSAPDVFFLANPNNPTAGLLSRREIEAILDAAHGTLIVVDEAYFEFSGVTMLREIRKRRNLIVTRTFSKTSGLAGLRVGCAFAHREIMKLLRRAQAPFPIGAPALAVAEAALKDKAFVKRYVSEIVRARKILVNGFERLGVRTFPSAANFVLVDFGARGPSIISALRRQGILIRDQSGAFGRPGFVRITVGTSAQMRGFLKALEPLA, from the coding sequence ATGCTGGAGAACCGCAAGGGCAAACTGCGGCTGGACATGAACGAAAACGTTCTCGGTTGCTCGCCGAAGGCGCACGCCGCTTTGCGTCGCTTGGATTCCGAAGATTTCTCGATGTACCCGGAGAAGGAGAACGCTGTCGAAAGGCTGGCGCCACATTTTGACGTTCGCGCGGACGAAATGCTGGTGACATGCGGCATCGATGACGCGCTTCGGTTGATTGCTGATGTGTTTCTTGAGCGCGGACGGAAAGTTCTGCTGGTTGAGCCAACGTTCCCGATGTATCGCTTTTATGCTGGACAGCGCGAGGCGCGAATCATTTCGCTGCGGTATGACGGCGGAATGAATTTCCCACTGCGTGATGTGCTTGTTGCGCTGAGATCGGCGCCGGATGTTTTCTTCCTTGCGAATCCGAATAATCCAACGGCCGGATTGCTCAGCCGGCGAGAAATCGAAGCGATTCTGGACGCCGCGCATGGGACCCTGATTGTCGTCGACGAGGCCTATTTTGAATTTTCCGGCGTGACGATGCTGCGTGAGATTCGGAAGCGGCGCAATCTGATTGTGACGCGGACGTTTTCCAAAACCAGTGGGCTCGCCGGACTGCGCGTGGGGTGCGCATTCGCACACCGCGAGATCATGAAGTTGTTGAGAAGGGCGCAGGCACCGTTTCCCATCGGCGCGCCGGCTTTAGCTGTGGCTGAGGCGGCGCTGAAAGACAAAGCGTTTGTGAAGCGCTATGTCAGCGAAATTGTGCGAGCGCGAAAAATTCTGGTGAATGGCTTCGAGCGACTGGGTGTGAGGACATTTCCGAGCGCGGCGAACTTTGTCCTTGTGGATTTCGGCGCGCGTGGGCCGAGCATCATCTCCGCGCTGCGGCGGCAAGGCATTCTGATACGCGATCAATCAGGCGCCTTCGGGCGGCCGGGCTTTGTTCGCATCACCGTGGGAACAAGCGCACAAATGCGGGGCTTCCTCAAAGCGCTGGAGCCGTTGGCGTGA